From Pan troglodytes isolate AG18354 chromosome 9, NHGRI_mPanTro3-v2.0_pri, whole genome shotgun sequence, the proteins below share one genomic window:
- the OR5M1 gene encoding olfactory receptor 5M1 → MFSPNHTIVTEFILLGLTDDPVLEKILFGVFLAIYLITLAGNLCMILLIRTNSHLQTPMYFFLGHLSFVDICYSSNVTPNMLHNFLSEQKTISYAGCFTQCLLFIALVITEFYILASMALDRYVAICSPLHYSSKMSKNICVCLVTIPYMYGFLSGFSQSLLTFHLSFCGSLEINHFYCADPPLIMLACSDTRVKKMAMFVVAGFNLSSSLFIILLSYLFIFAAIFRIRSAEGRHKAFSTCASHLTIVTLFYGTLFCMYVRPPSEKSVEESKITAVFYTFLSPMLNPLIYSLRNKDVILATQQMIRGKSFRKIAV, encoded by the coding sequence ATGTTCTCCCCAAACCACACCATAGTGACAGAATTCATTCTCTTGGGACTGACAGACGACCCAGTGCTAGAGAAGATCCTGTTTGGGGTGTTCCTTGCGATCTACCTAATCACACTGGCAGGCAACCTGTGCATGATCCTGCTGATCAGGACCAATTCCCACCTGCAAACACCCATGTATTTCTTCCTTGGCCACCTCTCCTTTGTAGACATTTGCTATTCTTCCAATGTTACTCCAAATATGCTGCACAATTTCCTCTCAGAACAGAAGACCATCTCCTACGCTGGATGCTTCACGCAGTGTCTTCTCTTCATCGCCCTGGTGATCACTGAGTTTTACATCCTTGCTTCAATGGCATTGGATCGCTATGTAGCCATTTGCAGCCCTTTGCATTACAGTTCCAAGATGTCCAAGAACATCTGTGTCTGTCTGGTCACTATCCCTTACATGTATGGGTTTCTTAGTGGGTTCTCTCAGTCACTGCTAACCTTTCACTTATCCTTCTGTGGCTCCCTTGAAATCAATCATTTCTACTGTGCTGATCCTCCTCTTATCATGCTGGCCTGCTCTGACACCCGTGTCAAAAAGATGGCAATGTTTGTAGTTGCAGGCTTTAATCTCTCAAGCTCTCTCTTCATCATTCTTCTGtcctatcttttcatttttgcagCGATCTTCAGGATCCGCTCTGCTGAAGGCAGGCACAAAGCCTTTTCTACGTGTGCTTCCCACCTGACAATAGTCACTTTGTTTTATGGAACCCTCTTCTGCATGTACGTAAGGCCTCCATCAGAGAAGTCTGTAGAGGAGTCCAAAATAACTGCagtcttttatacttttttgagCCCAATGCTGAACCCATTGATCTATAGCCTAAGGAACAAAGATGTAATCCTTGCCACGCAACAAATGATTAGGGGAAAATCCTTTCGTAAAATTGCAGTTTAG
- the LOC466573 gene encoding olfactory receptor 5M11-like has translation MGSPRASSMVLVAEKWHVLLLLLDPVRAAKNVLCGESARGEKRHGHDTFKAELQPLLLVVFLVIYLITVTMCVSMSFLIRSDSTLHTPMCLFLSHLSFVDLYYATNATPQMLVNFFFSKRKTVSFIGCFIQFHLFIALVITDYHMLTVMVYDHYMAICKPLLYGSKMSRCVCLCLTAAPYIYGSANGLVQVILMLCLFFCEPNEINHFYYAEPPLLVLACLDTYVKETSMFMVAGSNLICPLTIIFISYTFIFTDILRICTAEGRYNAFSTCGSLVTAVTVFQGMLFRMCLRPPSEASVEQGKIVAAFYIFVSPTLNPLIYRLRNKDVKRTIREVIQKKLFAK, from the exons ATGGGAAGTCCCCGAGCTTCCAGCATGGTCCTTGTGGCCGAAAAATGGcatgttttgcttttgcttttggatCCTGTTCGTGCCGCTAAAAATGTTCTGTGTGGGGAAAGTGCGAGGGGAGAGAAAAGACACGGACATGATACGTTTAAGG CTGAGCTTCAGCCCCTTCTTCTTGTGGTGTTCTTAGTCATCTACCTTATCACAGTAA ccatgtgtgtgaGCATGAGCTTCTTAATAAGAAGTGATTCAACACTACACACTCCAATGTGCTTGTTCCTCAGTCATCTCTCCTTTGTAGATCTCTATTATGCCACCAATGCCACTCCTCAGATgctggttaacttttttttttccaagagaaaaACCGTTTCCTTTATTGGTTGCTTTATCCAATTTCACCTTTTCATTGCACTGGTGATCACAGATTATCATATGCTCACAGTGATGGTGTATGACCACTacatggccatctgcaagccttTGTTATATGGAAGCAAAATGTCCAGGTGTGTCTGCCTCTGTCTCACTGCTGCTCCCTATATTTATGGCTCTGCAAATGGTCTGGTACAGGTCATCCTGATGCTTTGTCTGTTCTTCTGTGAACCCAAT GAGATCAACCACTTTTATTATGCAGAACCACCCCTCTTAGTCCTCGCCTGCTTGGATACTTATGTCAAAGAAACTTCCATGTTCATGGTGGCTGGTTCCAACCTCATCTGCCCTCTCACTATTATCTTTATTTCCTACACTTTCATCTTCACAGACATTCTGCGTATCTGCACTGCTGAGGGAAGGTACAATGCCTTCTCCACCTGCGGGTCCCTTGTGACTGCCGTCACTGTCTTTCAAGGAATGCTGTTTCGCATGTGCCTGAGGCCCCCTTCTGAGGCATCTGTAGAACAGGGGAAAATTGTAGCTGCTTTTTATATCTTTGTGAGTCCTACGTTAAACCCATTGATCTACCGTCTGAGGAATAAAGATGTTAAAAGAACAATAAGGGAAGTTATCCAAAAGAAACTGTTTGCTAAGTAA